The following proteins are co-located in the Halococcus salsus genome:
- a CDS encoding reverse transcriptase-like protein, with amino-acid sequence MAAYGRPALRDLFDDSPTPHIAHPPRTHRREFYVATDGSYRLSDGTGGLGVVIETRSGDRVARLAVPDTAPDNNVAEYRALHLGLDVLAARAPGDARVGVLVDHDDLAANANRALLATRGGCHSTRSLSIPERSRHHWRGIRARLRGFGECRVARIRSAENPAHPLANTPAQYHHVNEEPPRCVLPTPAGRDEVPPPSRADRPASD; translated from the coding sequence ATGGCCGCATACGGCCGGCCGGCGCTTCGGGACCTCTTCGATGACTCGCCCACCCCGCACATCGCCCACCCACCGCGGACGCATCGCCGGGAGTTCTACGTCGCCACCGACGGCTCCTATCGCCTCTCGGATGGGACCGGCGGGCTCGGCGTGGTGATCGAGACCCGGAGCGGCGACCGCGTCGCCCGCCTCGCGGTACCCGACACCGCACCCGACAACAACGTCGCCGAGTACCGCGCGCTCCACCTCGGGCTCGACGTGCTCGCCGCCAGGGCCCCCGGCGACGCCCGGGTCGGGGTGCTCGTCGACCACGACGACCTCGCGGCGAACGCCAACCGGGCGCTGCTCGCGACCCGCGGTGGCTGTCACTCGACCCGCTCGCTCTCGATCCCCGAGCGCTCGCGCCACCACTGGCGCGGCATCCGCGCCCGCCTCCGAGGCTTCGGCGAGTGCCGTGTCGCCCGTATCCGGAGCGCCGAGAACCCCGCCCACCCGCTCGCCAACACGCCGGCGCAGTACCACCACGTCAACGAGGAGCCGCCCCGGTGCGTGCTGCCGACCCCCGCCGGTCGCGACGAGGTCCCGCCGCCCTCGCGCGCCGACC